The Balneola sp. genomic sequence CCGGTGTTTCAAATGAGATAGTTGTAACCGGATTGAAGGGGTTAGGATAATTTTGTCCCAAAGAATAAGACGTTGGCATATCCCGATCTTCAACCTCATAACTGGTTGCCAATAAAGCCACCTCGCTGTAAGCGGAAGATCCATTTTCATTAAACGCTTTTATACGGTAGGAATAGCTTACACCGGATTCAATATTTGAGTCCAGGTATTGTTCAGCTCCAGCTTCCGCAGTATCGATGACTGAGAAGTCTGTTTGGCCATCTTCTTTTCGTTCAACTATGTAGCCTTCTTCAACATCTGAGTTATCGTCCCAGCTTAGCTTGATCTGGTTAGATTCTTCCACCGAAACTTTAACATTATCAGGGGCAAGCATGATGAAAAAATCTGATACTTCACTCCAGGGCCCGGCGCCTGCAATGTTATTTGCACGAACTCTCCAGTAGTAGGTTTTATCTTCTGTGGTCCCGGTTAAATCGGTTAATGTATTGCTTGTTGTTTTGGATGCCAGGATGGAAGAGAAATCCGAGGATTCAGATAATTCAACCAGATAATTGTCAGCACCCTCAACAGAATTCCAGTCTAATCGAACATATGCTGCCCTGCCAGAGTAGACTCCTCCTGATTCTAATTCCGGTGCTAAAGGAAGGGGTATTTCTGTAGCAAAATTATATTGATTACTCCATGGCCCAATTAAACCGTCTGAGTTTTTGATAGCAACACGCCAGTAGTAGACTTTACCCTTTTCTAAATCATTAATAGAAATTGAGGTGTCTGAAGCAACAGAATCCATTAAAGCGATTTCTTTAAAAGACGCACTGGTTGATAATTGAATGTAATATTTGTCAGCTTCGTCAGCTTCATTCCATGAAAATGTAACAGCTGTATCTACTTGCTGAGCCTGATTTTCAGGAGCAGATAGTGATGTTTTACCAAAGTAAGAAGTTCCTTCAGCTAACTCCGGAATGCTCCAGTCAATCCAGGAAGAGAGGTTTTTATTAAAAGGAGCGGTTGAGATATCGGTATCCGCTGACTCATCACCTAACAGAAATTTATCAACATAGGCTTCGATTTGAGGAATCTGGCTTTGTGGAATGCTACAATGATTATGATCACCTATAAGGCTGTAAGCAAATCTATCAGGAATGCCCAATGCTTCATAAACTTTCTCAGTAGCTCGGCTTCCGGCCCAACCTGATTCGTCAGCAAGCCAAACAAAACCCGGATTTCCAGTAACAAAAAGTGCTCGGGGTGCGACCATTGCCATTAGCTCGTGGTGGTCATGAGGTAGTTTTTCTACAGAATTACTGAATTGGTTCATAGAGTTGCGGAACCATTGATAATTCGTTCTGCCCAGTGTCTCCACATTTCCTAAAGTTTCAGAATAACGCCACGTCGTATATCCTCCTCCACCTGATTCAATTGCAAAAGTAAGAGCGATTCGTTCATCAAAGGCACCCGAGAATAGAGCCATTTTACCCGCATAAGAACATCCTGATACAGCCAAATGCTCGGTGTCAATATTTGCGTCTTCAGCAACTAATTCCAATCCATCAATTAGACGGCTTACTCCCCATGTCCACGCAGCATATTGGCCGGTGTTATCTAAGTTTTGATTAGGGTAAAGCTGAAAAAAAGCATCTGAAATATTTGGACTTCCATAGCTCGTAACTTGGTCGTGCGAGAAATTCAACTGTGCTACTTGTCGATCGGAAAAGATTGACCCGGGTATTGGATTGAATCCCATTCCAATGACAGCAGGGTATGGACCATTTCCATCAGGTAAGGATATGTCGGAGCTGAGTGTCACTGTTTTTCCATCGACGGTAACATTCACGGTAAGAGTTCCATCAACAAAGCTCGCCTCAATATTTTCTGGTTTTCCGGGTTTGTTACCGATTTCATAATGCTGAATTTCAGTAGCTATCTCAGCGCGTCGATATTTCCAGTCAGAAAAGTTTGAAATTCGTCCGCGGCCATCTGACCAAAGAAAAGGATCCGGGAAAGATTCTACAGTTGGCAACTCACTAAAGGCAGGTAAATAGGGAGTCGGGCAATCTTCACAAGTATTCTCATCTTGATAGACAAAAGGGAGAACCTGTCCCATTAAGTTATTGGTCATCATGACACTAATTAATAATGACAGGGCTGTTAAACAGATTTTCATAGTGGGCTCCAACAGGTTAGGATAGTTCTTAAAACAATAAAAGCATGCTAATCAAGGCAAATATTGCTCATTTGGTGAACAAATAATATCTATTTTGATAATATATATTGTGTAAATATATTGAAAAGCGCTTTTATCATGTCGTAATTAAGCAAATTATAAGGCAAATAGAAATGGTTTATTTGAGCAAAATTTGGTCAATTTTTAACCCGATTAATACGATAAGAGTACAGATAAAGGTGTCTTATTGACGATTTAGAAGAGTTAATAATCATTATTAATACTAACTAAGAAATACGCAGCCCATGAAATTTCTTATATCAGCAATTAGCACCGTGCTTTTACTGGGAAGTTGTTCTCAAGAGAATGTCAGTCAATCAAAGAAAACTCTGAAAGAAGTCTATTCAGGATCATTTATGATTGGAAGTGCTCTGAATGAAGCTATTGTTTCAGGAGAAGATGCTGCAGCTCAGAGAATAGTTCTTGAGCAGTTTAATACTGTCACTGCCGAAAACGTGATGAAGGCAGGTCCAATAAATCCACAACCCGGAGAATATAGTTTTGGTCCCGCCGATGCTTACGTAGAGTTTGGAAATAAGCACAACCTTTTCACTATTGGTCATACCTTGGTTTGGCATAATCAAACGCCGGCTTGGTTTTTTCAGAATGAAAACGGAAACCCTAATACTCCGGAGAAACAGATTGAACGCATGCGCAGCCATATTGAAACCGTAGCCGGAAGATATGCAGGTCGTGTTGACGCATGGGATGTTGTGAATGAAGTGATAGATAATGATGGATCATATCGCCCAACAACCTGGGTTGAAGGCGTGGGAGATGGAGATGAGTTGGTTCGAAAAGCATTTCAATTTACCAGTGAATATGCACCGGAGGCAGAATTATATTACAACGATTTCAACGCTTGGCGACCGGAGAAGAGAGACGGCATTGTGCGGATGGTAAGAATGCTGCAAGAAAATGGAATCCGAATTGACGGAATTGGAATGCAAGGTCATTGGGGACTTGATTATCCAAAAAACGAATACATAAAAGCGGCAATAGATTCTTTTGCTACGCTGGGTGTTAAAGTGATGATTACGGAGTTGGAAATTGATGTACTCCCTTTAACAAAAGAAGGGCAGATTATAGGAAGTGTGATGAGTCACCCTCAATTTCAGCTGGAGGAATTTGAAGAGTTTCTGGATCCTTATCCCGACGGCCTCCCCGCAGATGTGCAAAAGCAATTAACAGATCGGTATGAAGAAATTTTCGAGATTTTTTATGATAAAAGAGACAAAATTGATCGGGTGACATTCTGGGGTGTCCATGATGGAATGACCTGGAAAAATGATTATCCGGTTCCAAATCGTACCAATTACCCACTGCCTTATACCAGAGAAAGAAAGGCGAAGCCGGCAGTAGAGGCTATATTGAATGTGCCCGGGTAATCATCAACAAATGAACAGCCGGTTTAGAAAAAATATCTTTATAACTAAGGAAGTTTATAATCAACTTCACTCACTCAGCAATATGTACAAAGGTGAAATAATGAAACGTATAGTGAATAAAATGACCCTTTCGGGAATCGGCATTTTTTTAATCCTGAGCTTTAGCAGTTGTTTGCAGGCTCAGGATTCCAATGAAGGGTGCTTTGAAATTATTTCGGATAGTTACGCCGTGCCGCTATTTATTTCACAGCAAGATTATGCCGGCGCACAGCGAGCGATGGGGGATTTGCAATCCGATCTAAGGAAAGTATCTCAAAACACGGTGACTTTTCAATCGACTGGTTTGCCGCATGGAGACCGTATTGTAATTGCCGGAACGATTGGTATGAGTCCTGAAGTCGATGCTTTAGTTGAAGCGGGTAAAATCGATGCTTCCTATTTAGAAGGTGAGTGGGAAGCCTATCAGATTCAGGTAGTTGAAGATCCATTTGAAGGGGTTGAGGAAGCTTTAGTTATAGCGGGAAGCGACAAGCGCGGTACCATCTACGGGATCTATGAAATCTCGAAACAAATGGGTGTCTCTCCATGGCATTTTTGGGCTGATGTTCCCGTTCTCCATAAAGAAAATGTATCTGTTTTACCGGGATGTAAGATGCAGGATAAGCCCAAGGTTCAGTATCGGGGAATCTTCTTGAACGATGAAAATCCGGCGCTTTATGGCTGGGTGAATGAAACCTATGGCGGTTTTAATCATGAATTTTATGGGGATACCTTTGAACTGATTTTGCGCCTTAAAGGAAACTACATATGGACAGCAATGTGGGGTAAGGCGTTTTATGATGATGATCCGCTTAATGCAAAAACCGGAGATGAGTATGGGGTCGTAATTGGGACTACGCATCACGAACCTATGGGAAGGGCTCATGTAGAATGGGATCGGTATGGAGAAGGAGATTGGAATTACCAGACCAATGAAGAGTTTTTGAAAGAATTTTGGAAAGAAGGAATTCAGCGGCTTGAAGATTACGAAGCCACAATAACTGTAGGTATGCGGGGTGATGGTGATATGGCCATGAGCGAAGAAACGAACACGGATCTCATGGAGCGTATTGTGTCAGATCAGCGGGAAATCATTGAAGAATATTCTCAACAAGATCCCGAAAAAGAACTCCAGCTTTGGGCTCTGTATAAAGAAGTGCAGGATTACTACGAGCAGGGAATGGAAGTTCCCGATGACGTCATGCTGCTTCTTGCAGATGATAATTGGGGGAACTTAAGACTCTTGCCGGAACCCGGTAAAGCAGATGAACATCCGGGCGGCTGGGGAATCTATTATCATTTTGATTATGTAGGTGGGCCAAGAAATTATAAGTGGCTTAACACAAATCAAGTTTCCAGAACCTGGGAACAAATGAATCTGGGGTGGGAACATGGAGTAGACCGGATGTGGCTGGTAAATGTGGGTGACCTAAAACCTATGGAGTACCCGATTTCATTCTTCTTAGATCATGCTTGGGACCCTGAGGCAATGACCGTAGATAAAATGGAAGAATATCCTGCTGAGTGGGCAACTTTTCAATTTGGAGAGAAATTTGGACAAAAAATTGGAGAGATTCTAACCGCTTACACTAAATATAACGCACGACGAAAGCATGAGTTACTGAGTCCGGAAACATACAGTCTTATTCATTTTAATGAAGCAGAACGAATTGTTGATGAGTACAATGCGCTGCTCGAAAAGACGAATGAAATATATGCTCAACTTCCAGAAGAGCATAAAGACGCTTATTACCAGTTGGTGAAATTTCCTGTGGAAGCCAGTGCAAACCTGAATGAGCTTTATGTCTCGGCGGCTAAAAACCACTGGTATGCAGAGCAAGGCCGGGCACAGACCAACACAATGGCTGAAAAAGTGAAGGAACTCTTCGATTATGATGCCGAGCTGGCCGATTACTTTCATACGGAATTGGCTAATGGGAAGTGGAATCATATGATGTCACAAACCCATATTGGATATACCTACTGGCAGCAACCGGAGCAAAACAATATGCCCGAGATAAAAACCATAAATGTGCCAAACAAGGCTGAAATGGGAGTTTCAGTACCGGGCTCTGCTGCTTGGTGGCCGGCATCAAATAACGAGGCAAAATTACCGGTTTTTGATGTATTCAATAAGCAGAAAGCATATCTCGAAATATTTAACAGAAGCTTGCAGGCTTTTGATTTCACAATTTCATCCAACAAAGAATGGGTTGAATTTTCGAAAACAAAAGGTGCTATTGAAGAGCATGAAAGAGTTTGGGTGACTATAGATTGGGCCAAGGTTCCTTCCGGAAATCAGAACGCAAAGGTAACCATTGAAAGCAGTAGCGGCGAATCAGTTGATGTTGACGTTCAGGTTCGAAATCCAAAAGACAACGTGAAAGGCTTTTTCGAATCCAATGGATATGTTTCTATCGAAGCTCCGAACTATTCAGCGAAAACAAAAGGGGGAGATGCCGAATGGGTAAATGTGCCGAACCTGGGTAGAACGCTTTCCTCAATGACCATAAACCCGGTAACTGCTGAAAGTCGAACAGCCGGATCAGAAAATAGTCCTAAGCTTGAATATAATGTTCACCTAAACAGCACAGGTGAAGTGAAAGTGAAGGTATATCTTTCCCCAACATTAGATTACTACATGGGCAATGACGGTTTTAAGTACGGAGTATCCTTTAATGATGAAGAGCCTCAAATCGTGAATATCCATGATGATTTTGACTGGAACCGGGAAGTAGCGAATAACATCAATATTAAAACAAGTACTCATATCGTGAGCAATGCAGGAAATCACACTTTAAAAATATGGATGGTAGATCCGGGTGTTGTTATCCAAAAAATAGTTATTGAAACAGGTGATGTAGGCCAAACCTATTTAGGGCCTCCTGAAAGCGCAAAGGCAGGAAAGTAGCTGTTAGCAATGTTTTTAGGGTTTATAACTATAAAAAAAGCTCATTAGGATAGCTTAAAGAAGCCTGTTTTGTAAAACTATTACAGAAAACCGGAAATGGAATGCTTATATTGTTACAAATTGTTATAAAAGTGACACATAATTTAAGTAGAGGACATCGCATTGGATTTTCAGAATTTCCTAAAGAATTATAGAAAAAAGCTCTCAGAAATATTTACTGAAAGTAAGAAAGCTGAAGAGCAAACTTTGGTAAGAGGTATTGAAAAATCTACCCTAAAGCAGATCATGGATTTGTCACCTCTTAGCGCTTTTATCCCAACTGAGTATGGTGGCCACGGAGCACATACCGCTGAAGCTCTTTCTATGTTGGAAGCAAGCTCATATGAATCTCTTCCACTTTCCCTGATGATGGGTATCAACGGTGCTTTATTTTTACAGCCTACAGCTAATTACGCTGATGAGAAAGTAAAGAAAGATATTTTTGACCGTGTGATAAACGCCAACAAATTAGGCGGCTTGATGATCACAGAACCTGACTACGGTTCAGATGCCTTAAAAATGCAGACTTCATACAAAAAAATTGGTGATCAGAAATATAAAATTGAAGGTACTAAGCACTGGGGCGGTTTGACCGGCATGGCTGACTACTGGCTGATTACCGCTCGTGGAATGAATAAGAGTGGCGATCTTGGAAGAGATATTTCTTTCTTTATTCATGATACGCGCAATGGTGGGATTGAGGTAGAAGAATATTACAACAACCTTGGATTGTACATGCTGCCTTATGGTAAAAATAAAATCGACATTCAGGTTGATGAGTCTCACAAACTTAAGCCGGAAAGCACGGGCGTAACGATGATGTTAGACCTGTTGCACCGAAGCCGACTTCAGTTCCCGGGAATGGGAATGGGCTTCCTCCGAAGAATGATGGACGAAGCGATGGATCATTGTAAACAACGTTTTGTTGGTGGACAAAGCCTGTTTAATTATGATCAGGTGAAACACCGACTTTCAGAGATGCAGGCTTATTTCACAGTTTGTTCGGCCATGTGTAACTTCACAAGCACGAATATACCTTTAGAGAAAAACACCTCGCGTATGGATCTTGAGGCCAACGCTATAAAAGCATTGGTCACTGATTATATGCAGCGCGCCTCCCAATCTTTGTTACAACTAAAAGGCGCAATGGGTTACCGAATAGATAGCATTG encodes the following:
- a CDS encoding acyl-CoA dehydrogenase; this translates as MDFQNFLKNYRKKLSEIFTESKKAEEQTLVRGIEKSTLKQIMDLSPLSAFIPTEYGGHGAHTAEALSMLEASSYESLPLSLMMGINGALFLQPTANYADEKVKKDIFDRVINANKLGGLMITEPDYGSDALKMQTSYKKIGDQKYKIEGTKHWGGLTGMADYWLITARGMNKSGDLGRDISFFIHDTRNGGIEVEEYYNNLGLYMLPYGKNKIDIQVDESHKLKPESTGVTMMLDLLHRSRLQFPGMGMGFLRRMMDEAMDHCKQRFVGGQSLFNYDQVKHRLSEMQAYFTVCSAMCNFTSTNIPLEKNTSRMDLEANAIKALVTDYMQRASQSLLQLKGAMGYRIDSIAGRATVDSRPFQIFEGSNDILYQQMSESVLKMMRKLKNNNLQDFLNEFHLTSRSSEYFNEHFNFELDPKMPQRKLVDLGKALGRIISMEFTLNLGDQGFNNELIENALKTLQDEVHAIMHTYKHGGDADVVEDYKMDSSWFKLSLVNA
- a CDS encoding endo-1,4-beta-xylanase, with amino-acid sequence MKFLISAISTVLLLGSCSQENVSQSKKTLKEVYSGSFMIGSALNEAIVSGEDAAAQRIVLEQFNTVTAENVMKAGPINPQPGEYSFGPADAYVEFGNKHNLFTIGHTLVWHNQTPAWFFQNENGNPNTPEKQIERMRSHIETVAGRYAGRVDAWDVVNEVIDNDGSYRPTTWVEGVGDGDELVRKAFQFTSEYAPEAELYYNDFNAWRPEKRDGIVRMVRMLQENGIRIDGIGMQGHWGLDYPKNEYIKAAIDSFATLGVKVMITELEIDVLPLTKEGQIIGSVMSHPQFQLEEFEEFLDPYPDGLPADVQKQLTDRYEEIFEIFYDKRDKIDRVTFWGVHDGMTWKNDYPVPNRTNYPLPYTRERKAKPAVEAILNVPG
- a CDS encoding glycosyl hydrolase encodes the protein MTLSGIGIFLILSFSSCLQAQDSNEGCFEIISDSYAVPLFISQQDYAGAQRAMGDLQSDLRKVSQNTVTFQSTGLPHGDRIVIAGTIGMSPEVDALVEAGKIDASYLEGEWEAYQIQVVEDPFEGVEEALVIAGSDKRGTIYGIYEISKQMGVSPWHFWADVPVLHKENVSVLPGCKMQDKPKVQYRGIFLNDENPALYGWVNETYGGFNHEFYGDTFELILRLKGNYIWTAMWGKAFYDDDPLNAKTGDEYGVVIGTTHHEPMGRAHVEWDRYGEGDWNYQTNEEFLKEFWKEGIQRLEDYEATITVGMRGDGDMAMSEETNTDLMERIVSDQREIIEEYSQQDPEKELQLWALYKEVQDYYEQGMEVPDDVMLLLADDNWGNLRLLPEPGKADEHPGGWGIYYHFDYVGGPRNYKWLNTNQVSRTWEQMNLGWEHGVDRMWLVNVGDLKPMEYPISFFLDHAWDPEAMTVDKMEEYPAEWATFQFGEKFGQKIGEILTAYTKYNARRKHELLSPETYSLIHFNEAERIVDEYNALLEKTNEIYAQLPEEHKDAYYQLVKFPVEASANLNELYVSAAKNHWYAEQGRAQTNTMAEKVKELFDYDAELADYFHTELANGKWNHMMSQTHIGYTYWQQPEQNNMPEIKTINVPNKAEMGVSVPGSAAWWPASNNEAKLPVFDVFNKQKAYLEIFNRSLQAFDFTISSNKEWVEFSKTKGAIEEHERVWVTIDWAKVPSGNQNAKVTIESSSGESVDVDVQVRNPKDNVKGFFESNGYVSIEAPNYSAKTKGGDAEWVNVPNLGRTLSSMTINPVTAESRTAGSENSPKLEYNVHLNSTGEVKVKVYLSPTLDYYMGNDGFKYGVSFNDEEPQIVNIHDDFDWNREVANNINIKTSTHIVSNAGNHTLKIWMVDPGVVIQKIVIETGDVGQTYLGPPESAKAGK